Proteins encoded in a region of the Streptomyces akebiae genome:
- a CDS encoding DUF6344 domain-containing protein codes for MAQNKVMKLWTAIVTAFLALCTALGLVTTTASAAVPRTETTRNCAAPATTPAMTLPARPHDRALPPTMKQRIRAEAHGSSPSCRHRTALHTATDTATNDTGQVAAPEAPLPRAEHPGAPLQL; via the coding sequence ATGGCCCAGAACAAGGTCATGAAGCTGTGGACCGCCATCGTCACCGCCTTCCTCGCGCTGTGCACGGCGCTCGGACTCGTCACGACCACGGCCTCGGCCGCGGTGCCACGGACCGAGACCACCCGCAACTGCGCGGCCCCCGCGACGACCCCGGCGATGACCCTCCCGGCCCGGCCCCACGACCGCGCCCTGCCCCCCACGATGAAACAGCGCATCCGCGCCGAGGCCCACGGCTCCTCTCCGTCCTGCCGCCACCGCACGGCTCTGCACACGGCCACGGACACCGCCACGAACGACACGGGCCAGGTCGCCGCCCCTGAGGCCCCTCTGCCGCGGGCCGAGCATCCAGGCGCACCTCTCCAGCTCTGA
- a CDS encoding class E sortase, which yields MSVRVIVRTASELCITVGTLIVLFVVYVLFWTGVKADTEMDRQVDLLQDRWAKQPVRPTSGPGSPASPEPPAAYESGKPFALMYIPRLGATWNKPVLEGTKADTLKKGLGHYANTAQLGQKGNFAVAGHRRTYGDPFKDFPKLRPGDEVVLSDGADWFTYVIDKGPYRTLPTDVQVIDPVPAKSGFTRAGRYLTLTTCEPEWGHSHRLIVWGHLDSTQPVESGKPEALRR from the coding sequence GTGTCGGTGCGCGTGATCGTGAGGACCGCCAGCGAACTCTGCATCACCGTCGGCACCCTGATCGTGCTCTTCGTCGTCTACGTGCTGTTCTGGACCGGTGTGAAGGCCGACACCGAGATGGACCGCCAGGTCGACCTGCTCCAGGACCGTTGGGCGAAGCAGCCGGTGCGGCCCACGTCCGGCCCGGGCTCCCCGGCGTCTCCCGAGCCGCCCGCCGCGTACGAGAGCGGCAAGCCCTTCGCACTCATGTACATCCCGCGCCTTGGTGCCACGTGGAACAAGCCCGTCCTGGAGGGCACGAAGGCGGACACTTTGAAGAAAGGACTCGGCCACTACGCGAACACCGCGCAGCTGGGACAGAAGGGGAACTTCGCGGTCGCCGGCCACCGCCGTACCTACGGCGATCCCTTCAAAGATTTTCCCAAGCTGCGTCCCGGCGACGAAGTCGTCCTGAGCGACGGCGCGGACTGGTTCACGTACGTCATCGACAAGGGGCCCTACCGGACATTGCCCACGGACGTCCAGGTCATCGACCCCGTGCCGGCGAAATCGGGCTTCACTCGCGCGGGGCGCTATCTGACGCTGACGACGTGCGAGCCGGAGTGGGGACACAGTCATCGGCTCATCGTCTGGGGCCATCTGGATTCCACACAGCCTGTGGAGTCAGGGAAACCGGAGGCACTACGCCGTTAG
- a CDS encoding DLW-39 family protein, with protein MKKLLLVALAAIGGLLVYRQIQADRAEQDLWTEATDSVPTGS; from the coding sequence GTGAAGAAGCTTCTCCTGGTCGCACTGGCCGCCATCGGCGGGCTCCTCGTGTACCGCCAGATCCAGGCGGATCGCGCCGAGCAGGATCTGTGGACGGAGGCGACTGACTCCGTGCCCACGGGTTCGTGA
- a CDS encoding rhomboid family intramembrane serine protease, with product MDQVPSSPQDAQGLPTCYRHPDRETGIRCTRCERPICPECMVSASVGFQCPECVRNGSGTGHAPSASAPRTLAGGTVTADPRLVTKILIGANLLLFLVQEAIGDSFTERLALVGQGWDSDLGSFQGVAEGQWYRLVTSMFLHGGVMHIAFNMLSLWWIGGPLEAALGRARYLALYFASGLAGSALTYLLAAPNQLTVGASGAIFGLFGATAVLMRRLKYDMRPVIILLVINLVITFGWSGIAWQAHVGGLVGGVLIGYAMVHAPGERRALIQYGMSALVLAAVVVMTLLRTAQLT from the coding sequence ATGGATCAGGTGCCGAGCAGCCCGCAGGACGCGCAGGGCCTGCCCACCTGCTACCGGCATCCGGACCGCGAGACGGGCATCCGCTGCACCCGCTGCGAGCGTCCTATCTGCCCCGAGTGCATGGTGAGCGCCTCCGTCGGCTTCCAGTGCCCCGAATGCGTCCGCAACGGCTCCGGCACGGGCCACGCGCCCTCCGCCTCCGCCCCGCGCACCCTCGCGGGGGGCACGGTCACGGCCGACCCACGGCTCGTCACCAAGATCCTGATCGGCGCGAATCTGCTGCTCTTCCTGGTGCAGGAGGCCATCGGTGACTCCTTCACCGAGCGGCTCGCCCTCGTCGGGCAGGGATGGGATTCCGATCTCGGCTCATTTCAAGGTGTCGCCGAAGGCCAGTGGTACCGGCTGGTCACGTCGATGTTCCTGCACGGCGGTGTCATGCACATCGCCTTCAACATGCTCAGCCTGTGGTGGATCGGCGGCCCGCTGGAAGCCGCCCTCGGTCGAGCCCGCTATCTGGCTCTCTACTTCGCCTCGGGGCTCGCGGGCAGCGCGCTCACCTACCTGCTTGCCGCGCCGAACCAATTGACGGTCGGCGCGTCCGGCGCGATCTTCGGCCTCTTCGGTGCGACAGCTGTCCTCATGCGCCGGCTGAAGTACGACATGCGCCCGGTCATCATCCTGCTGGTCATCAACCTGGTCATCACCTTCGGCTGGTCCGGCATCGCCTGGCAGGCCCACGTCGGCGGCCTCGTCGGCGGTGTGCTGATCGGCTACGCGATGGTGCACGCACCGGGCGAGCGGCGGGCGCTGATCCAGTACGGCATGAGCGCGCTGGTGCTGGCCGCCGTGGTCGTCATGACCCTGCTGAGGACCGCCCAGCTGACCTGA
- a CDS encoding DUF881 domain-containing protein, whose product MSNSADSPEAGSGTSPRGGFRPVRVLTVGVFALAGLIFFTSFDTAKGTNIRTDASLLKLSDLIQERSHKNGQLDESNAVLRDDVEALAERDDGSTEAEDARLKALEKNAGTQKLRGQALTVTLNDAPPDATAKLPGYPEPQPDYLVIHQQDLQAVVNALWLGGAEGIKVMDQRLISTSAVRCVGNTLILQGRVYSPPYKIQAVGDPEKLQKALSASEAIQNYMVYVNVYGLGWKVTEDGPVTLPGYSGTVDLKYAKPVE is encoded by the coding sequence TTGAGCAATTCAGCCGACTCCCCCGAGGCGGGTTCCGGCACCTCCCCCCGAGGCGGTTTCCGGCCCGTGCGCGTGCTCACCGTCGGGGTCTTCGCCCTCGCCGGACTGATCTTCTTCACCAGCTTCGACACGGCCAAGGGCACCAACATCCGTACGGACGCCTCTCTGCTGAAGCTCTCCGACCTGATCCAGGAGCGCAGCCACAAGAACGGGCAGCTCGACGAGTCCAACGCGGTGCTCCGGGACGACGTGGAGGCCCTCGCGGAGCGGGACGACGGCAGCACCGAGGCCGAGGACGCCCGGCTCAAGGCGCTGGAGAAGAACGCCGGCACCCAGAAGCTCAGGGGGCAGGCCCTCACGGTCACCCTCAACGACGCCCCGCCGGACGCCACCGCAAAACTTCCCGGCTACCCCGAACCGCAGCCCGACTACCTGGTCATCCACCAGCAGGACCTGCAGGCCGTGGTGAACGCCCTGTGGCTGGGTGGGGCCGAGGGCATCAAGGTCATGGACCAGCGGCTGATCTCCACCAGTGCCGTCCGCTGTGTCGGCAACACCCTGATTCTCCAGGGCCGTGTCTACTCACCCCCGTACAAGATCCAGGCGGTCGGTGACCCGGAGAAGCTGCAGAAGGCGCTCAGCGCCAGCGAGGCCATCCAGAACTACATGGTCTACGTGAACGTCTACGGGCTGGGCTGGAAAGTCACCGAGGACGGGCCGGTGACTCTTCCCGGCTACTCGGGCACAGTGGATCTGAAGTACGCCAAGCCCGTGGAGTGA
- a CDS encoding DUF5324 family protein gives MTRIDSVRAATGSAKGSVLHAAEVVAPYADTAKDKASHYAQEARVRLAPKVSQAAEQARVQYGAHVVPRLEQARTHVPPKVDHAAHEAAARTRKAARQAADYSRPRIEQAVAAAGPVREEATARSVAALAALRGQVSPQQIQRLVRRQQRRARLGRAAKGLAVLGVLTGGAFAAWKWWDKQANPDWLVEPPAATEVSDSGRLSSVDGSGQSVLDPEVQAKQAEDEAADRDNRH, from the coding sequence GTGACCCGCATCGACAGCGTGCGCGCCGCGACCGGCTCGGCGAAGGGCAGCGTGCTGCACGCCGCGGAAGTGGTGGCGCCCTACGCCGACACGGCCAAGGACAAGGCCTCGCACTACGCGCAAGAGGCACGTGTACGACTCGCGCCGAAGGTGTCGCAGGCCGCGGAACAGGCACGCGTCCAGTACGGCGCCCATGTCGTCCCGCGCTTGGAGCAGGCCCGCACGCATGTGCCGCCGAAGGTCGACCACGCGGCCCACGAAGCCGCCGCACGCACCCGTAAGGCGGCCCGCCAGGCCGCCGACTACTCCCGTCCACGTATCGAGCAGGCCGTGGCCGCGGCCGGCCCCGTCCGCGAGGAAGCCACGGCCCGCAGTGTCGCGGCGCTGGCCGCACTGCGTGGACAGGTCTCACCCCAACAGATCCAGCGGTTGGTCCGCAGGCAGCAGCGCCGGGCGAGGCTCGGCCGCGCCGCCAAGGGCCTGGCCGTCCTGGGCGTGCTGACGGGCGGCGCCTTCGCCGCCTGGAAGTGGTGGGACAAGCAGGCCAACCCCGACTGGCTGGTCGAGCCCCCTGCCGCCACCGAAGTCTCCGACTCCGGTCGCCTGTCCTCCGTGGACGGCAGCGGCCAGTCCGTTCTCGACCCCGAGGTCCAGGCCAAGCAGGCCGAGGACGAGGCCGCCGACCGGGACAACCGCCACTGA
- the gyrA gene encoding DNA gyrase subunit A produces MADENTPVMPEPAEGETTVRIEPVGLETEMQRSYLDYAMSVIVSRALPDVRDGLKPVHRRVLYAMYDGGYRPEKGFYKCARVVGDVMGNYHPHGDSSIYDALVRLAQPWSMRMPLVDSNGNFGSPGNDPAAAMRYTECKMAPLSMEMVRDIDEETVDFTDNYDGRSQEPTVLPARFPNLLINGSAGIAVGMATNIPPHNLREVAAGAQWYLENPEASHEDLLDALIERIKGPDFPTGALVVGRKGIEEAYRTGRGSITMRAVVEVEEIQNRQCLVVTELPYQVNPDNLAQKIADLVKDGKIGGIADVRDETSSRTGQRLVIVLKRDAVAKVVLNNLYKHTDLQTNFGANMLALVDGVPRTLSLDAFIRHWVTHQIEVIVRRTKFRLRKAEERAHILRGLLKALDAIDEVIALIRRSDTVDIARTGLMDLLEIDEIQANAILEMQLRRLAALERQKIIQEHDELQAKIREYNEILASPVRQRGIVSAELAAIVEKYGDDRKTMLVPYDGDMSIEDLIAEEDIVVTVSRGGYVKRTKTVDYRAQKRGGKGVRGTKLKEDDIVDHFFVSTTHHWLLFFTNKGRVYRAKAYELPDAGRDARGQHVANLLAFQPDEAIAEILAIRDYEAAPYLVLATKGGLVKKTPLKDYDSPRAGGVIAINLREKEDGSDDELIGAELVSAEDDILLISKKAQSIRFTATDEALRPMGRATSGVKGMSFREGDELLSMNVVRPGTFVFTATDGGYAKRTVVDEYRVQGRGGLGIKAAKIVEDRGSLVGALVVEETDEILAITLSGGVIRTRVNEIRETGRDTMGVQLINLGKRDAVVGIARNAEAGREAEEVDGDDAVDETAEAAATTGTDEGEAPSSE; encoded by the coding sequence ATGGCCGACGAGAACACCCCAGTGATGCCTGAGCCCGCCGAAGGCGAGACGACGGTGCGCATCGAGCCCGTCGGGCTCGAGACGGAGATGCAGCGCTCGTACCTCGACTACGCGATGTCCGTCATCGTGTCCCGCGCGCTGCCCGACGTACGTGACGGTCTCAAGCCCGTCCACCGCCGTGTCCTGTACGCCATGTACGACGGCGGCTACCGGCCCGAGAAGGGCTTCTACAAGTGCGCCCGCGTCGTCGGCGACGTCATGGGCAACTACCACCCGCACGGCGACTCCTCGATCTACGACGCGCTGGTCCGCCTCGCGCAGCCGTGGTCGATGCGGATGCCGCTGGTGGACTCCAACGGCAACTTCGGCTCGCCGGGCAACGACCCGGCGGCGGCCATGCGCTACACCGAGTGCAAGATGGCGCCGTTGTCGATGGAGATGGTCCGCGACATCGACGAGGAGACCGTCGACTTCACGGACAACTACGACGGCCGCTCCCAGGAGCCGACCGTCCTCCCGGCCCGCTTCCCGAACCTGCTGATCAACGGCTCGGCGGGCATCGCGGTCGGTATGGCGACCAACATCCCGCCGCACAACCTCCGCGAGGTCGCGGCGGGCGCCCAGTGGTACCTGGAGAACCCCGAGGCCTCCCACGAGGACCTTCTGGACGCTCTGATCGAGCGCATCAAGGGCCCCGACTTCCCGACCGGCGCCCTGGTGGTCGGCCGCAAGGGCATCGAGGAGGCCTACCGCACGGGCCGTGGCTCCATCACGATGCGCGCGGTCGTCGAGGTCGAGGAGATCCAGAACCGCCAGTGCCTGGTGGTCACGGAGCTGCCCTACCAGGTCAACCCGGACAACCTCGCGCAGAAGATCGCCGACCTCGTGAAGGACGGCAAGATCGGCGGCATCGCGGACGTCCGCGACGAGACGTCGTCGCGCACGGGCCAGCGCCTGGTCATCGTCCTGAAGCGCGACGCGGTCGCCAAGGTCGTGCTGAACAACCTGTACAAGCACACGGACCTGCAGACGAACTTCGGCGCCAACATGCTGGCGCTGGTCGACGGTGTGCCCCGCACCCTCTCCCTGGACGCGTTCATCCGGCACTGGGTGACGCACCAGATCGAGGTCATCGTCCGCCGCACGAAGTTCCGGCTGCGCAAGGCCGAGGAGCGGGCGCACATCCTGCGCGGCCTGCTGAAGGCCCTGGACGCCATCGACGAGGTCATCGCGCTGATCCGACGCAGCGACACCGTCGACATCGCGCGCACGGGCTTGATGGACCTCCTGGAGATCGACGAGATCCAGGCCAACGCCATCCTCGAGATGCAGCTGCGCCGCCTGGCCGCCCTGGAGCGGCAGAAGATCATCCAGGAGCACGACGAACTCCAGGCCAAGATCCGCGAGTACAACGAGATCCTCGCCTCCCCCGTGCGCCAGCGCGGGATCGTCAGCGCGGAACTCGCCGCGATCGTCGAGAAGTACGGTGACGACCGCAAGACGATGCTGGTCCCCTACGACGGCGACATGTCCATCGAGGACCTCATCGCGGAGGAAGACATCGTCGTCACCGTCTCGCGCGGCGGCTACGTCAAGCGGACCAAGACGGTCGACTACCGGGCGCAGAAGCGCGGCGGCAAGGGCGTACGTGGCACGAAGCTCAAGGAAGACGACATCGTCGACCACTTCTTCGTGTCCACGACCCACCACTGGCTGCTGTTCTTCACCAACAAGGGCCGCGTCTACCGGGCCAAGGCCTACGAACTGCCGGACGCGGGGCGTGACGCGCGTGGACAGCACGTCGCGAACCTGCTGGCCTTCCAGCCCGACGAGGCGATCGCCGAGATCCTCGCGATCCGCGACTACGAGGCCGCGCCCTATCTGGTGCTCGCCACCAAGGGTGGTCTTGTGAAGAAGACGCCTCTGAAGGATTACGATTCGCCCCGTGCCGGCGGCGTCATCGCGATCAACCTCCGTGAGAAGGAGGACGGTTCCGATGACGAACTGATCGGAGCCGAACTCGTATCGGCGGAGGACGACATCCTTCTGATCAGCAAGAAGGCACAGTCGATCCGCTTCACGGCGACGGACGAGGCGCTGCGGCCCATGGGCCGTGCCACCTCGGGTGTCAAGGGCATGAGTTTCCGCGAAGGGGACGAGCTGCTCTCGATGAATGTTGTTCGACCCGGTACGTTCGTGTTCACTGCCACAGACGGCGGGTACGCGAAGCGGACCGTCGTCGACGAGTACCGCGTCCAGGGTCGCGGCGGCCTCGGCATCAAGGCCGCCAAGATCGTCGAGGACCGCGGTTCGCTCGTCGGCGCGCTGGTGGTCGAGGAGACCGACGAGATCCTCGCCATCACGCTGTCGGGCGGTGTGATTCGTACGCGAGTCAACGAGATCAGGGAAACCGGCCGTGACACCATGGGCGTCCAACTGATCAACCTGGGCAAGCGCGATGCCGTGGTCGGCATCGCTCGTAACGCCGAGGCGGGGCGGGAGGCGGAGGAGGTCGACGGCGACGATGCCGTGGACGAGACCGCCGAGGCTGCCGCGACGACCGGTACGGACGAGGGTGAGGCGCCCTCGTCCGAGTAG
- a CDS encoding DUF3566 domain-containing protein: MSGATGAGSSGTSAGTSTGSEADGGGRGSAARAMDTHTTQLKAIKPDATDAAAPAPEKPGSQGATVTDTRGPQAQKPASGSPAAAQGGSGRQTPAQPQPQPRPQVSAQAAASALPGERQSQQQAGPYHPPQAYAPAPEASSRKPRTGARTTPRTRKARLRVSKADPWSVMKVSFLLSIALGICTVVAAAVLWMVMNAMGVFSTVGATISEATGSNESNGFDLQAFLSLPNVLIFTTIIAVIDVVLATALATLGAFIYNLSAGFVGGVELTLAEDE; encoded by the coding sequence GTGAGCGGAGCCACGGGCGCGGGATCGTCCGGTACTTCGGCCGGCACTTCGACCGGGTCGGAGGCGGACGGCGGCGGCCGTGGCTCCGCCGCGCGTGCGATGGACACGCACACGACCCAACTGAAGGCCATCAAGCCGGACGCGACGGATGCGGCCGCGCCCGCGCCGGAGAAGCCCGGAAGCCAGGGGGCAACCGTGACGGACACCCGTGGACCGCAGGCCCAGAAGCCCGCGTCCGGCAGTCCGGCCGCGGCCCAGGGCGGATCCGGCCGTCAGACCCCGGCACAGCCCCAGCCTCAGCCCCGCCCTCAGGTTTCCGCGCAGGCCGCTGCCTCCGCGCTGCCCGGTGAGCGGCAGTCGCAGCAGCAGGCCGGCCCGTACCACCCGCCGCAGGCCTACGCGCCGGCTCCGGAGGCTTCCTCCCGCAAGCCTCGTACGGGGGCGCGCACGACACCGCGCACACGCAAGGCGCGGCTGCGGGTGTCCAAGGCCGACCCGTGGTCCGTGATGAAGGTCAGTTTCCTGCTCTCCATCGCCCTCGGTATCTGTACCGTCGTCGCGGCCGCGGTGCTGTGGATGGTCATGAACGCGATGGGTGTGTTCTCCACGGTCGGCGCCACCATCTCCGAGGCGACCGGCTCGAACGAGTCCAACGGGTTCGATCTTCAAGCGTTCCTGTCGCTGCCCAACGTGCTGATCTTCACCACGATCATCGCGGTCATCGACGTCGTCCTCGCCACCGCCCTGGCCACCCTCGGAGCCTTCATCTACAACCTCTCCGCGGGCTTCGTGGGTGGTGTCGAGCTGACGCTCGCCGAGGACGAGTAA
- a CDS encoding peptidylprolyl isomerase: MAEQLYATLKTNHGDIEVRLLPNHAPKTVRNFVELAQGEREWTNPATGQKSTDKLYDGTVFHRVISGFMIQGGDPLGNGTGGPGYQFADEFHPDLAFDKPYLLAMANAGPGTNGSQFFITVSPTAWLNRKHTIFGEVVDAASQKVVDAIAGAQTNPRTDRPVNDVVIESVVVETRQG, from the coding sequence GTGGCAGAGCAGCTGTACGCCACCCTGAAGACCAACCACGGCGACATCGAGGTGCGGCTGCTGCCGAACCACGCGCCCAAGACGGTCCGTAACTTCGTCGAGCTCGCCCAGGGCGAGCGTGAGTGGACCAACCCGGCCACCGGCCAGAAGTCCACGGACAAGCTCTACGACGGCACGGTCTTCCACCGGGTGATCAGTGGATTCATGATCCAGGGCGGTGACCCGCTGGGCAACGGCACCGGTGGTCCGGGCTACCAGTTCGCTGACGAGTTCCACCCGGACCTCGCCTTCGACAAGCCCTACCTGCTGGCCATGGCCAACGCCGGCCCGGGCACCAACGGCTCGCAGTTCTTCATCACCGTCTCCCCGACGGCATGGCTGAACCGCAAGCACACCATCTTCGGTGAGGTCGTCGACGCGGCCAGCCAGAAGGTCGTGGACGCCATCGCCGGTGCCCAGACCAACCCGCGCACCGACCGTCCGGTCAACGACGTCGTCATCGAGTCGGTCGTCGTGGAGACCCGCCAGGGCTGA
- a CDS encoding helix-turn-helix domain-containing protein has protein sequence MDAAQQEATARARELQRNWYGEPLGALFRRLIEDLGLNQARLAGVLGLSAPMLSQLMSGQRAKIGNPAVVQRVQLLQDLAGQVADGSVSAAEATERMDEIKKSQGGSVLSNTTQSTTSSGAPTVKRVVREIQSLLRSVAAAGDIIEAADTLAPTHPELAEFLRVYGAGRTSDAVAHYQSHQN, from the coding sequence ATGGACGCCGCACAGCAGGAAGCGACCGCAAGAGCCCGGGAGCTGCAGCGGAACTGGTACGGAGAGCCGTTGGGGGCGCTCTTCCGTAGGCTCATCGAGGACCTGGGTCTCAACCAGGCCCGGCTCGCGGGGGTGCTGGGCCTGTCCGCACCGATGCTGTCGCAGCTGATGAGCGGTCAGCGTGCCAAGATCGGCAACCCGGCAGTGGTCCAGCGGGTGCAGTTGCTGCAGGACCTGGCGGGTCAGGTCGCGGACGGCAGCGTGAGCGCTGCCGAGGCGACCGAGCGCATGGATGAGATCAAGAAGTCACAGGGGGGATCGGTGCTCAGCAACACCACGCAGTCGACGACGAGTTCGGGGGCGCCCACGGTCAAGCGGGTCGTCCGCGAGATCCAGTCGCTGCTTCGCTCGGTGGCGGCCGCGGGCGACATCATCGAGGCGGCGGACACCCTCGCCCCGACCCACCCGGAGCTGGCAGAGTTCCTCCGGGTGTACGGCGCGGGCCGCACCTCGGACGCGGTGGCGCACTACCAGTCCCACCAGAACTGA
- the crgA gene encoding cell division protein CrgA: MPKSRIRKKADYTPPPSKQATNIKLNSSGWVAPVMLAMFLIGLAWIVVFYVTDGSLPIDSLGNWNIVVGFGFIAAGFGVSTQWK, encoded by the coding sequence GTGCCGAAGTCACGTATCCGCAAGAAGGCCGACTACACGCCGCCGCCGTCCAAGCAGGCCACGAACATCAAGCTGAACAGCAGTGGCTGGGTGGCACCGGTCATGCTGGCCATGTTCCTGATCGGGCTGGCCTGGATCGTCGTCTTCTATGTGACGGACGGCTCGCTGCCGATCGACTCGCTCGGCAACTGGAACATCGTGGTCGGCTTCGGCTTCATCGCCGCCGGATTCGGTGTCTCGACCCAGTGGAAGTAG
- a CDS encoding serine/threonine-protein kinase — translation MGEVFAGRYELVDPIGRGGVGAVWRTWDHRRRRYVAAKVLQQRDAHALLRFVREQAVRIDHPHVLAPASWAADDDKVLFTMDLVAGGSLVNLVNDYGPLPPVYVCGLLDQLLSGLAAVHAEGVIHRDIKPANVLLEATGTARPRLRLSDFGIAMRLGEPRLTETNYVVGTPGYFAPEQMLGADPDFPADLFAVGLVALYLLEGAKPDAKALIEHFASHGTPKAPRGIPEPLWQVIATLLQPDPNSRFRTATGARKALAAATELLPEPGPDDELVEIFDQLGPLPQGFAPEGPLHRASGLDKADTSTGAGTGGISDATPPPPHHPPAYGPPPMDPPSQPGSGPALPAPLPGAAPQPSHTATGSVSAPPMPSTAPPQTGSSNSGNGSAVGTGATDMGSSTTSGAGTGPGTGHWSQDPGPASSASSASSPQAAHLPPEPPPTAVPPRPERAPAPPRPSTMSDTGSFHLPPPQVLTADAPSRQVEQHTPGLGHPPQQPEQHASHPAGTPVRTAPAQHPEPAHVPSPQSHPPLGLAQAPASAVQQHAYASTGSYTARPPQVPRRSRALPRRRPGPPVKVVVPVLLVALVCFAVGFWALGQL, via the coding sequence ATGGGTGAGGTCTTCGCCGGCCGGTACGAACTGGTCGACCCGATCGGGCGCGGGGGAGTCGGCGCGGTCTGGCGCACCTGGGACCACCGCCGCCGCCGCTATGTGGCCGCAAAGGTCCTGCAACAGCGTGACGCGCACGCCCTGCTGCGCTTCGTCCGCGAGCAGGCCGTACGAATCGACCACCCTCATGTGCTCGCCCCCGCGAGCTGGGCCGCCGACGACGACAAGGTCCTGTTCACCATGGACCTGGTGGCCGGAGGCTCACTGGTCAACCTCGTCAACGACTACGGTCCCCTTCCGCCCGTCTACGTCTGCGGCCTGCTCGACCAACTCCTGTCCGGCCTTGCCGCCGTGCACGCCGAGGGCGTCATCCACCGCGACATCAAGCCCGCCAACGTGCTGCTGGAGGCCACGGGCACGGCCCGCCCCCGACTGCGCCTGTCCGACTTCGGCATCGCCATGCGTCTGGGCGAGCCCCGCCTGACCGAGACCAACTACGTGGTGGGAACGCCCGGTTACTTCGCTCCCGAGCAGATGCTGGGCGCAGATCCGGACTTCCCCGCCGACCTCTTCGCGGTGGGCCTCGTCGCCCTGTACCTCCTGGAGGGCGCGAAGCCCGACGCCAAGGCCCTCATCGAGCACTTCGCCTCCCATGGCACGCCGAAAGCGCCGCGAGGCATCCCCGAGCCGCTGTGGCAGGTCATCGCCACGCTCCTCCAGCCGGACCCCAACTCCCGCTTCCGTACCGCCACAGGCGCCCGCAAGGCCCTCGCCGCGGCCACCGAGCTGCTTCCCGAGCCGGGGCCTGACGACGAGCTGGTCGAGATCTTCGACCAACTCGGCCCGCTTCCCCAAGGGTTCGCCCCCGAAGGTCCCCTGCACAGGGCATCGGGGCTCGACAAGGCAGACACGAGCACCGGTGCCGGCACCGGCGGCATATCTGACGCAACCCCGCCGCCGCCTCACCATCCGCCGGCATACGGTCCGCCTCCCATGGATCCGCCGTCCCAGCCCGGCAGTGGCCCCGCGCTACCGGCACCGCTCCCGGGCGCCGCCCCTCAGCCCTCGCACACGGCCACAGGCTCTGTATCCGCGCCTCCCATGCCCTCCACCGCCCCGCCCCAGACAGGCTCCTCCAACTCCGGCAATGGCTCCGCGGTCGGTACCGGTGCCACGGACATGGGCTCAAGCACTACTTCAGGCGCCGGCACGGGACCAGGAACCGGTCACTGGTCCCAGGATCCCGGCCCCGCGTCCTCGGCGTCTTCGGCGTCGTCGCCCCAAGCCGCTCACCTGCCGCCGGAGCCGCCCCCCACCGCCGTACCACCGCGCCCCGAACGCGCCCCTGCACCGCCGCGGCCCTCGACGATGTCCGACACCGGCAGCTTCCATCTGCCCCCGCCTCAGGTGCTCACCGCCGACGCGCCGTCGCGACAGGTCGAGCAGCACACCCCCGGCCTGGGCCACCCACCACAGCAACCCGAGCAGCACGCCAGTCACCCTGCCGGGACGCCCGTCCGAACCGCCCCAGCGCAACACCCCGAACCCGCGCATGTGCCCTCCCCCCAGTCGCACCCACCGCTGGGCCTCGCTCAGGCCCCGGCCTCGGCGGTGCAGCAGCACGCGTACGCCTCTACTGGTTCATACACCGCTCGGCCCCCGCAGGTTCCACGTCGATCGAGGGCGCTTCCCCGGCGCCGCCCGGGCCCACCCGTCAAGGTCGTCGTCCCGGTCCTGTTGGTCGCCCTGGTCTGCTTCGCGGTGGGGTTCTGGGCGCTGGGCCAGCTCTGA